AAAACAGCACCAACAACGTGCACTAGCGTCACCTAAAGTAGAAATCGTTCCTTATGAAAATGCTATTCATCGCCAACTCTTTAAAGATTTGAATGTAGCCTGGGTGAAGCGATGGTTTACGATGGAAGCGGCTGATTACGAAGTGTTAGATTATCCGCAGGAGAATATTATTGATCCGGGTGGGGCTATTCTCATGGCAAAATTAGATGGGGAAGTGGTAGGTACGTGCGCCCTTATCAAAGTAAACAGCCATTTGTTTGAATTATCTAAAATGGCGGTAGCCGAGAAAGCCCGAGGAAGCGGGCTTGGTAGACAGTTGGGACAAGCCGCTCTAGAAAAAGCGCAAAAAATGGGCGCGAAAAAAGTGAAGTTATACTCTAACGATATTCTAAAGCCCGCCCTTCGGTTGTACCAAAAACTAGGGTTTCAGCATATGCCTCTCGATACCGAAGCAGAAAAGTACCAACGGTCTAACGTAAAAATGGAGATAGACCTCACCGTAAAAGAAACTATTTAAATGCCGCAACTTTCGGGTATTTTGCCCCGCTATTCATTGCTACTTTTGCTATACACTAATCAAAAAAAGAAATGAACACCCAAGACCGTATCAACTTTGATCGTATTGCCGAGGCAATTGAGTACATCCAAGGTAATTTCAAGATGCAGCCTAGTTTGGATGAGGTAGCCGAGAAAATTCACGTTAGCCCTTTCCATTTTCAGCGTATGTTTTCGGAGTGGGCGGGTACTAGTCCGAAGAAGTTCTTACAGTATATCAGTCTTAATCACGCGAAAAAGTTACTAAAAGAAAATCAGGCTACGTTGTTTGAGACAGCCTATGCAACCGGGCTTTCCGGTACTAGCCGACTGCACGACCTGTTTATCAATATTGAAGGGATGACTCCGGCGGAGTACAAAAACGGCGGTAAAAATCTGGCAATCAACTACAGCTTTGCCGAAAGCCCGTTCGGTAATGTGATTGTGGCATCCACCGCTAAAGGTATTTGCCATCTGGCCTTTTCGGACAATGATGATAAAGCCTTCTCAGCATTACAAAATCAGTTTCCGAAAGCCAATTTTCGTCAGAAAACGGATCTGATTCAGCAGAATGCGCTGTTTATCTTCACCCAGGACTGGCAGAAATTGCCAAAGATAAAGCTACACTTGAAAGGTACGCCCTTTCAACTGAAGGTGTGGGAGGCATTGCTACAAATCCCGCTGGGTCAGTTTTCTACCTACGGAAGCATCGCTCAGCAGATTGAGCACGCCCGAGCATCCCGAGCGGTAGGTTCAGCGGTAGGCAGCAATCCCGTTGCTTTCCTCATTCCCTGCCATCGGGTGATTCAATCTACTGGTCACATTGGACAGTACCACTGGGGTAGTACCCGAAAAACGGCGATCATTGGTTGGGAAGGAGCGAAAACCACAATTGCTAGTTAATTCAGTTAGTCGCTGCGGTGACTACTCTTGAATATTTTCATAAATGATCAACCACACTGAATTAAACTACGCCGAGTTATTCCGATTAATCAAAGGAGGTGCAGCAGGGTTGGCTGGAAACCGGAAACTAAAAATCTACGGCACACTTCACTGTAAGTCGGGGAAGCGAATGAAGCAGGAGAACCGTGTTTTCTTTGTGAACGAACCGGAAGCCCTAGCGCAGGGTTATCGTCCTTGTGGCCATTGTATGAGAACTGCGTATAAAATTTGGAAAGAAGCAAAAGTAGAAAATTAAACATTACAGATTAGTAGCAAAAGATGAATAATGAATCATTAGACCTCAGTTTAGAAGAATTTCAGCAGCTTTTAGCGCAGAGCAGCGAGTTAGTGATCAATCAGTATCAGGAACTGAATGAGAAAAAAGCCTACCATGATTTTACCCAGCCCGAAGTAGAAAGCTGGTTCGATGAACCTCTGCCAGAGGAAGGGAAGAGTAATACCGAGCTGCTGAATGAAGTGCGTAAAAAAGTGCTAGCGACTGCCACGAATAATCTGGGGCCGCATATGTACGGCTATGTGATGTCGGGCGGAAATCAGGTAGCAACGGTGGCGGAGTTACTAGCGACTACCATCAATCAGAATGCTACTAAGTGGCATTTAGCCCCGGCCATGAGCGAGATTGAAAAGCGGGTGATTCGGTGGACAACCGAAATGATTGGCTATGCTCCTAATGCGGGTGGAGTGTTAGTTAGCGGAGGTTCAGCAGCCAACCTGACCGGATTAACCGTAGCTAGAAATATCTTTTTTGAGAATAAAAATATCAAACAGGAAGGCTTATTTGGCCAAAAACCCTTTGTCGTTTATACTTCTGATCAGGTGCATAGCTGCGTTGATAAGAGTGTGCAAATCCTGGGCATCGGCCTGAAGCATTTGAGAAAAATACCTACCGACGATCAATTTAAAATTGACACCCAGGCACTGGAAGAGCAAATTAATCAAGACATAAAGGATGACCTCACTCCTTTTTGCCTGATCGGTACAGCGGGTACGGTGAACACTGGGGCGATTGACGATCTGGCTGAGTTAGCTCGTCTTGCCAAGCAATACAAAATGTGGTACCACATAGATGGTGCTTACGGTGCGTTAGCATCGGTGCTGGATTCTACCAAAGAGGCTTATCAAGGTATGGCGGAAGCTGACTCCATTGCCCTGGATTTCCATAAGTGGCTGTACCAACCCTTTGAAGCTGGCTGTACCCTGGTGCGGGACTGGTCGATGCTAAAAAAGACCTACTTCAATCAGGCGGAATACCTGGATACAGTTCTGGAGACAGACCAAAATCGCTTAGAGTTTAACGAGCACTATTTTCAGCTTTCTCGTAATGCCAAAGCCTTTAAAGTTTGGATGAGCCTTAAGGCCTATGGCTTCAAGAAAATAAAGGCGATGATTCAGAAGGATATTGACTTGACCAATTACTTGATTGAGCAGATAGAAAAATCGTCTGACTTTGAGATAAAAGCCTACGGTTTGGCGGTAGCCTGCTTCCGCTATATAGGCGACTGCCAATCGGAGGATGAAATTGTAGCAATTAATCAACGACTGATTCCCGCACTGGAAAAAGACGGTAGAGTTTTTATTACCAGTACCAAGCTAAAGGGCGAATTGGTCATCCGTGCCTGCTTTATCAATCATCGTAAGACTATTGAAACTACCGATTATTTACTCTCGGTGATTAGGGAAGTGGCTGAGGAATTAACGCTAGTCAAAATTGAAAGCCAAGCGGCTGAATAATTCAAGAAACATGAATCTACTCAATAACGATATTGACGAAACCGCTAATCTGCTGCCCTTCGATGGTACCGTGCATTATTACGGAAAATTGCTATCAAATTCCGAAGCCGATCATTATTTAAATGGCCTGCTAGAAACTATTGCTTGGAAGCACGATGAAGCAGTAATGTTCGGCAAGCATATTATCACCAAACGAAAAGTAGCCTGGTACGGTGATGAAGCATTTAGTTATACCTATTCCAAAAAAACCAAACAAGCATTACCTTGGACTGATGAGCTAAAAACTTTAAAAGATTTAGTGGAACAAAAAACGGAAACCAATTTTAACTCCTGCCTACTCAACCTCTACCACAACGGCGACGAAGGCATGAGCTGGCATAGTGACGATGAAAAAGAGTTGATGGAAAATAGCGCTATCGCTTCACTCAGTCTGGGGGCTGAGCGCAAGTTTTCTTTCCGCCACAAACAATCCAAAGAAACAGTAGCACTAATGCTAGAGCACGGTAGTCTGCTCGTGATGAAAGATACCACCCAAACCCACTGGCACCATCAGTTACCCAAAACTAAAAAAGTAACTATGCCTCGGGTTAATCTGACTTTTAGGAGAATGGTGGAATAGCACTTCATGACGTCTATTCTTTGTCTCCGTAAATTATCGTACCTTTCATCAAGCACAGTGTGTTAGAACTGATTGTTCTAAATTATCGTATTTTGTATTAAAATTTCAGCTATGACGAAAGTCCAGCATATCTTAAGAGAGATCTCTGAATTGGATGCTAACGATCAGGAAACATTGTTGCAAGAAATTCTCAAAAGAGTAGATAGGAAGAAAAGGGCTAAGGCTATTCTTAACAGATATAGAGGAATAGGAAAAGGTATCTGGAACGCCGATGCCCAAGAATATATAAACAGCGAGCGGGCACAAGATCAAGTTAAACTATGAGAGTGTTTGTTGATACTGCTCCGTTTATTTATCTCATCGAAAACCATCCTAAGTATGCAGATAGGGTAGCAGATATAATGGCTACTTCCTTAGCCGAAGGCCATACTTTCATTACCAGTGTAATCACCATTTTAGAGTTCGGCGTAAAACCGGAGAAAGAAAATAAGCATGAGGTGATTACCAGATTTGAGGATCTTTTGAACGAGTTAGAAACTGAAGTTAAAGAGATAGATAGAGGCATTGCAGTAGAAGCTTACCAGTTAAGAGCCAAGTATCAATTCTTAAAAGGTCTAGATACCATTCAGTTAGCCACGGCCATCACTTCCAGTTGCGACAGCTTTGTTACCAATGATACGAAGCTTGAAAAAGTAAAGGAAATAACGGTAACATTAATAGATACCTAGCTATTACTTCGTTTAGCCTAGGTGCCAAACGTAAATTCTCCTTCCGCCACAAACAGTCTAAAGAAACGGCAGTCTGCCCTGAACCTTTTGCCTTATATCCTCAAACCTTGAATATTTTTCAATACTACAATTAGGAAATTGCAATTCTTTTTGCGTAGTTGCAATACTACCAATAAGAAATTGCATGAAGCCCTATCCTTTAGGTGAATTTGAAGAAATTGTCCTACTCACCGTTGGCGTGCTCTACAACGAAGCCTACGGCGTAGCTATTAAAGATGCTATTGAAGAACGAGCCGAACGAAAAGTAAGCGTTGGGGCATTACAGTCGGCCTTGAAACGGCTGGAGAAAAAAGGCTATCTGGAATCTCGTCAAGGGGAAGCTAGCTCTCAGCGCGGCGGTAAGCCTAAGCGATACTATACTATTACCGCCTTCGGGAAACTAGCCCTTCAGCAGAACCGCGATATTCGCAATACTCTCTGGGAATCTATTCCGAAGCTGGCTCTTGACTTCAAATTCTCATGATCAAACACCTAGCTCAACGCTTCTTCCAATGGTTCTGCCATCCTGACTACTTTGACGAGATTCAAGGTGATCTGGAAGAAATTTATCAGCGAAATAAAACGCAAAGTAATCGGGCAGCACAGTGGAAATATCTGGGTCAAGTAATTGTGCTATTTCGCCCTAGTTTAATTCGTTCTCTTTCCCAACCCTATCTAACCCATCCGGCCATGTTTAAACACTATTTTCGTATCAGCACCCGCAACCTACTTCGGCAAAAACTTTTCACCACGATCAATATCGGTGGTTTGGCATTTGGACTGGCTGCGTTTCTACTGATTACTGAGTATCTTCGTTTTGAGGAAAGCTACGACCGTTTCTTTACCGATGCTGATCGAATTTATCGGGTTTCTTTAATTCAGACGGTAAATGGCGAGGTGGTAACCCGTGAGGCAACTAGCTATTATCCTACGGCCAAAGTTCTGAAAGATGAACTACCGGAAGTAGTAGAAGCTACTGTCTCCCATCAGTACGAAAGGCAGATTTTTCGCAAGGGTGAATCAGTAATCAGGGAAAAGGGGGTAGTATCAGCCGATAGTAACTTTCTCAAAATCTTTGATTATAAAGTACTTCAGGGGTCGCCGGAAACGATGCTGACTGAACCCAATTCTTTGGTGTTGACAGAAAGTAAAGCTCGATTTTATTTTGACGACCGGAACCCACTGGGAGAGACGCTCATGATATTGGGTAGGTTTAATCAACCATTCAAGGTGACGGGTGTGATTGAAGATGTTCCGAAGAACACCCAGTACAAGTTTGATATACTTATGTCGGATGCTAGCCTTAACGACCGCGACGATCATGAGGGTTGGCGATTCAGTAACTACTACACATTCGTAAAACTAGTTCCCTCAGCTAATATCACATCACTGACTAGCAAACTGCAAACCCTAACCAAGAAATATCTGGATGAAGATAGCCAGGAATCGTTTAGCCTTATTGCGGTGCCGGATATTCATCTTCAATCTGACTATCAATACGAAGCCGAAATTTCCGGTAGTGCCCGGGCAGTAAGCTTCTTGCGTATCATTGCGTTCTTTATTCTAATCATTGCCTGGATCAATTATGTCAACCTTTCTACCGCCCGAGCGGTGAACCGGGCTAAGGAAGTAGGTCTAAGAAAAGTGATTGGTGCTTACAAAGCACAGTTAATGAATCAGTTTTTGTTAGAGGCAATGCTCGTTAATTTTATAGCCGCTCTAATCGCCCTGTTAATCTCTGAACTATCCTTATCATATTTTCATCAGTTAATTGGTAAAGAAGTTGTTCCTCATGTTTGGAATCACCCTCCCTTCTTGCGGAGCCTAACTATATTCTTTGTCATCGGTACGCTAGTGTCGGGCTTCTATCCAGCGTTGGTACTATCCGGATTTAAACCGGTGGCTGTGCTTAAGGGTAAGTTTGTGAATTCTAAAAGTGGAACTGCGTTACGAAAAGGACTCGTAGTGGTGCAGTTTACGGCTTCCATTATGCTGATTGCCGGAACCCTCATCGTCTATCATCAGCTAGAGTTTATGCGGGGTAGAGACTTAGGTATCTCCACCGATTACGTGGTTGGCTTTCTTAGGCCTGAGGTAGGGCGTGAACAGTGGGAAGAACATACCTCTCAAGTAGAATCTTTTCAGGAAACCCTCCGTCAGCATACAGCGATAGAGAAAGTAGGGGGTACTTCCAACATTCCGGGAGGCGAAGATGGGGATATTAGTTACACTACCACAAAGATTGGTTTGGTAGGATTGTCCGAACCCATGCCTGGATCTACCTACTGGCAGAGTATTGATGAGCATTTTCTAGAAACGGTAGATATGCAGCTACTGGCCGGTAGAAATTTTGACCGAACCCGTATTGCTGATTCGCTGGTAGTGATGGTAAATCAGACGTTTTTAAGAAAGTTTGATATAGCAGATGAAGAGGAGATCGTCCATGAACAGATTCAATTTGGCGAGGATGACGATGGAAGCAAGTACCAGATTATCGGTGTGGTAAAAGATTTTAACCGAACCTCTTTACGGTCGGATGTAGAGCCTACGATTTATTTTCCATCCTATATTCCTCGAGCTTTTGTACTAAAACTAAAATCAGAGAGCTATACGGCGGGTTTAGCGCATCTGAACGAAACCTGGGATAAGTTCTTTCCGGATGCACCACTAGATTATACTTTTCTAGATGACCGCTTCGCTGCACTATACGAACAAGACCAACGTTTCGGTCAGATATTTGGCACCTTTGCTGGCCTGGCAATCTTTATCGCTATGCTGGGTTTGTTCGGTCTGTCTTCCTTCATGGCGGTGCAACGGACGGCCGAAGTAGGCGTACGCAAAGTGTTGGGGGCTACGGTATCGAGCATTATCGGTATTTTTTACAAAGATTTTCTGGTGTTGCTAGGTATCGCCGGATTGGTCAGCCTGCCCTTAGTATACTACGGTATGAACGGCTGGTTGCAGAGCTACGCCTATCGCATTGATTTCCCGTGGCTACTGGCCGGAGCCGCCCTGCTGATTGTCGTAATATTTGCCCTGCTCACGGTAGGCTATCAAATTTATAAAGTAGCAATACTTAACCCAGCCAAAACACTACGGCACGAGTAAATAGGGAAGAAATAGCTGGCCTTCTAACCAATTAAAGATAATATAATCAAACGCTTCGCTCACCGTTTCTTTCGCTGGTTCTGCCATCCGGATTACTTTGACGAGATTCA
This region of Tunicatimonas pelagia genomic DNA includes:
- a CDS encoding methylated-DNA--[protein]-cysteine S-methyltransferase, with protein sequence MNTQDRINFDRIAEAIEYIQGNFKMQPSLDEVAEKIHVSPFHFQRMFSEWAGTSPKKFLQYISLNHAKKLLKENQATLFETAYATGLSGTSRLHDLFINIEGMTPAEYKNGGKNLAINYSFAESPFGNVIVASTAKGICHLAFSDNDDKAFSALQNQFPKANFRQKTDLIQQNALFIFTQDWQKLPKIKLHLKGTPFQLKVWEALLQIPLGQFSTYGSIAQQIEHARASRAVGSAVGSNPVAFLIPCHRVIQSTGHIGQYHWGSTRKTAIIGWEGAKTTIAS
- a CDS encoding alpha-ketoglutarate-dependent dioxygenase AlkB family protein, with the protein product MNLLNNDIDETANLLPFDGTVHYYGKLLSNSEADHYLNGLLETIAWKHDEAVMFGKHIITKRKVAWYGDEAFSYTYSKKTKQALPWTDELKTLKDLVEQKTETNFNSCLLNLYHNGDEGMSWHSDDEKELMENSAIASLSLGAERKFSFRHKQSKETVALMLEHGSLLVMKDTTQTHWHHQLPKTKKVTMPRVNLTFRRMVE
- a CDS encoding PadR family transcriptional regulator, with product MKPYPLGEFEEIVLLTVGVLYNEAYGVAIKDAIEERAERKVSVGALQSALKRLEKKGYLESRQGEASSQRGGKPKRYYTITAFGKLALQQNRDIRNTLWESIPKLALDFKFS
- a CDS encoding type II toxin-antitoxin system VapC family toxin, translated to MRVFVDTAPFIYLIENHPKYADRVADIMATSLAEGHTFITSVITILEFGVKPEKENKHEVITRFEDLLNELETEVKEIDRGIAVEAYQLRAKYQFLKGLDTIQLATAITSSCDSFVTNDTKLEKVKEITVTLIDT
- a CDS encoding ABC transporter permease; the protein is MIKHLAQRFFQWFCHPDYFDEIQGDLEEIYQRNKTQSNRAAQWKYLGQVIVLFRPSLIRSLSQPYLTHPAMFKHYFRISTRNLLRQKLFTTINIGGLAFGLAAFLLITEYLRFEESYDRFFTDADRIYRVSLIQTVNGEVVTREATSYYPTAKVLKDELPEVVEATVSHQYERQIFRKGESVIREKGVVSADSNFLKIFDYKVLQGSPETMLTEPNSLVLTESKARFYFDDRNPLGETLMILGRFNQPFKVTGVIEDVPKNTQYKFDILMSDASLNDRDDHEGWRFSNYYTFVKLVPSANITSLTSKLQTLTKKYLDEDSQESFSLIAVPDIHLQSDYQYEAEISGSARAVSFLRIIAFFILIIAWINYVNLSTARAVNRAKEVGLRKVIGAYKAQLMNQFLLEAMLVNFIAALIALLISELSLSYFHQLIGKEVVPHVWNHPPFLRSLTIFFVIGTLVSGFYPALVLSGFKPVAVLKGKFVNSKSGTALRKGLVVVQFTASIMLIAGTLIVYHQLEFMRGRDLGISTDYVVGFLRPEVGREQWEEHTSQVESFQETLRQHTAIEKVGGTSNIPGGEDGDISYTTTKIGLVGLSEPMPGSTYWQSIDEHFLETVDMQLLAGRNFDRTRIADSLVVMVNQTFLRKFDIADEEEIVHEQIQFGEDDDGSKYQIIGVVKDFNRTSLRSDVEPTIYFPSYIPRAFVLKLKSESYTAGLAHLNETWDKFFPDAPLDYTFLDDRFAALYEQDQRFGQIFGTFAGLAIFIAMLGLFGLSSFMAVQRTAEVGVRKVLGATVSSIIGIFYKDFLVLLGIAGLVSLPLVYYGMNGWLQSYAYRIDFPWLLAGAALLIVVIFALLTVGYQIYKVAILNPAKTLRHE
- a CDS encoding bifunctional helix-turn-helix transcriptional regulator/GNAT family N-acetyltransferase, which gives rise to MNKHDVFFELGLLSLGSRLKRLSDQMMYQVSDIYRHRDIDFEPSWLPVFSLLQDGEARAVTDISYTLGLAHPSVIQITNAMIKKGVAVSQKDPSDSRRRLIQLTESGTSMLNNLTVVWDDIREAVGRIMEEANCNLLQDIEAVEKVMTHQNLFHRTEKQHQQRALASPKVEIVPYENAIHRQLFKDLNVAWVKRWFTMEAADYEVLDYPQENIIDPGGAILMAKLDGEVVGTCALIKVNSHLFELSKMAVAEKARGSGLGRQLGQAALEKAQKMGAKKVKLYSNDILKPALRLYQKLGFQHMPLDTEAEKYQRSNVKMEIDLTVKETI
- a CDS encoding Ada metal-binding domain-containing protein, with amino-acid sequence MINHTELNYAELFRLIKGGAAGLAGNRKLKIYGTLHCKSGKRMKQENRVFFVNEPEALAQGYRPCGHCMRTAYKIWKEAKVEN
- a CDS encoding pyridoxal phosphate-dependent decarboxylase family protein, which produces MNNESLDLSLEEFQQLLAQSSELVINQYQELNEKKAYHDFTQPEVESWFDEPLPEEGKSNTELLNEVRKKVLATATNNLGPHMYGYVMSGGNQVATVAELLATTINQNATKWHLAPAMSEIEKRVIRWTTEMIGYAPNAGGVLVSGGSAANLTGLTVARNIFFENKNIKQEGLFGQKPFVVYTSDQVHSCVDKSVQILGIGLKHLRKIPTDDQFKIDTQALEEQINQDIKDDLTPFCLIGTAGTVNTGAIDDLAELARLAKQYKMWYHIDGAYGALASVLDSTKEAYQGMAEADSIALDFHKWLYQPFEAGCTLVRDWSMLKKTYFNQAEYLDTVLETDQNRLEFNEHYFQLSRNAKAFKVWMSLKAYGFKKIKAMIQKDIDLTNYLIEQIEKSSDFEIKAYGLAVACFRYIGDCQSEDEIVAINQRLIPALEKDGRVFITSTKLKGELVIRACFINHRKTIETTDYLLSVIREVAEELTLVKIESQAAE